The Nycticebus coucang isolate mNycCou1 chromosome 5, mNycCou1.pri, whole genome shotgun sequence genome window below encodes:
- the GJA8 gene encoding gap junction alpha-8 protein, translating to MGDWSFLGNILEEVNEHSTVIGRVWLTVLFIFRILILGTAAEFVWGDEQSDFVCNTQQPGCENVCYDEAFPISHIRLWVLQIIFVSTPSLMYVGHAVHHVRMEEKRKDREAEELSQQAADSGERGPLAADQGSIKKSSSSSKGTKKFRLEGTLLRTYICHIVFKTLFEVGFIVGHYFLYGFRILPLYRCSRWPCPNVVDCFVSRPTEKTIFILFMLSVASVSLFLNIMEMSHLGLKGIRSAFKRPAEQPLGELPEKSLHSIAVSSIQKAKGYQLLEEEKIVSHYFPLSEVGMVETSPLSAKPFSQFEEKVSTGPAGDLTRGYQETLPSYAQVGAQEAEGEGQPAEEAAEPPAGEKRPEAEKATFEGLETAAVSDPEKVDTPGTGKEGEKEELQAEKVSKQGLLAEKTPSLCPELSADDSRPLSRLSKASSRARSDDLTI from the coding sequence ATGGGCGACTGGAGTTTCCTGGGGAACATCTTGGAGGAGGTGAACGAGCACTCCACGGTCATCGGCAGAGTCTGGCTGACGGTGCTCTTCATCTTCCGCATCCTCATCCTGGGCACGGCCGCAGAGTTCGTGTGGGGGGATGAGCAGTCCGACTTCGTGTGCAACACCCAGCAGCCCGGCTGCGAGAACGTGTGCTACGACGAGGCCTTCCCCATCTCCCACATCCGCCTCTGGGTGCTGCAGATCATCTTCGTGTCCACCCCGTCGCTCATGTACGTGGGCCACGCGGTGCACCACGTCCGCATGGAGGAGAAGCGCAAGGACCGCGAGGCGGAAGAGCTGAGCCAGCAGGCGGCGGACTCCGGCGAGCGCGGGCCGCTCGCGGCCGACCAGGGCAGCATCAagaagagcagcagcagcagcaagggcACCAAGAAGTTCCGGCTGGAGGGCACGCTGCTGCGGACCTACATCTGCCACATAGTCTTCAAGACCCTCTTCGAGGTGGGCTTCATCGTGGGCCACTACTTCCTGTACGGCTTCCGCATCCTGCCGCTCTACCGCTGCAGCCGCTGGCCCTGCCCCAACGTGGTGGACTGCTTCGTGTCCCGGCCCACCGAGAAAACCATCTTCATCCTGTTCATGCTGTCCGTGGCCTCCGTGTCCCTCTTCCTCAATATCATGGAGATGAGCCACCTGGGCCTGAAGGGGATCCGGTCTGCCTTCAAGAGGCCAGCGGAGCAGCCCCTGGGGGAGCTGCCGGAGAAGTCCCTCCACTCCATCGCCGTCTCTTCCATCCAGAAGGCCAAGGGCTACCAGCTCCTAGAGGAAGAGAAGATTGTGTCCCACTATTTCCCTTTGTCTGAGGTGGGCATGGTGGAAACCAGCCCACTTTCTGCCAAGCCCTTCAGTCAGTTCGAGGAAAAGGTCAGCACAGGGCCCGCAGGGGATTTGACCAGGGGCTACCAAGAGACTCTGCCCTCCTACGCCCAGGTGGGGGCGCAGGAAGCGGAGGGGGAGGGGCAGCCCGCGGAGGAGGCGGCGGAGCCCCCGGCGGGAGAAAAGAGGCCGGAGGCGGAGAAGGCAACCTTTGAAGGGCTGGAGACCGCGGCGGTGTCAGACCCGGAGAAGGTGGATACCCCGGGAACCGGCAAGGAGGGGGAGAAAGAAGAGCTGCAAGCCGAGAAGGTGTCAAAGCAAGGGCTGCTAGCTGAGAAGACGCCTTCGCTCTGTCCAGAGCTCTCGGCAGACGACAGCAGACCCTTGAGCAGGCTGAGCAAAGCCAGCAGCCGGGCCAGGTCAGACGATCTAACCATATGA